A genomic window from Phoenix dactylifera cultivar Barhee BC4 chromosome 7, palm_55x_up_171113_PBpolish2nd_filt_p, whole genome shotgun sequence includes:
- the LOC103712429 gene encoding uncharacterized protein LOC103712429, with translation MASTDADADADAVVADSQQLDLFPLHPEHLLFQDRDPPVACLLDDDGGDERPTLTALLGGAPSTGDGSSPVWDGDGDGLARRALRGRERWVYCCSSSAASSSSSSSDEVACNGAGVDLWCGVPQALSLKLDYEDVLTAWSDRGSLYIDGDGPQVVPELHHTASPVMVEVGSTGWRVPESDREAGNREARVMRYKEKRRSRLFSKRVRYEVRKLNAERRPRLKGRFVKRKDVE, from the exons ATGGCCTCCACCGACGCCGACGCCGACGCCGACGCCGTGGTGGCGGATTCGCAGCAGCTCGACCTCTTCCCCCTCCACCCGGAGCACCTTCTCTTCCAGGACAGGGACCCGCCTGTCGCCTGCCTCCTCGATGACGACGGCGGCGACGAGCGCCCCACTCTCACCGCTCTCCTCGGCGGCGCCCCCTCCACCGGAGACGGATCGTCGCCGGTGTGGGACGGCGACGGGGACGGGCTTGCCCGGAGGGCTCTCCGCGGGCGGGAGCGGTGGGTGTACTGctgctcctcctccgccgcctcctcctcctcgtcatcGTCGGATGAGGTCGCCTGCAACGGCGCCGGCGTAGACCTGTGGTGCGGTGTGCCGCAGGCGCTCTCGCTTAAGCTGGACTACGAGGACGTCCTCACCGCCTGGTCCGACCGGGGTTCCCTCTACATCGACGGCGATGGCCCGCAAGTTGTTCCCGAGCTCCACCATACCGCCTCCCCG GTAATGGTGGAGGTGGGGAGCACTGGATGGAGGGTGCCGGAAAGCGATCGGGAAGCAGGGAACAGGGAAGCGAGGGTGATGCGGTACAAGGAGAAGAGGCGGAGCCGGCTCTTCTCCAAGCGGGTTCGCTACGAGGTGCGGAAGCTCAACGCCGAGAGGCGCCCCAGGCTGAAG GGTCGATTTGTAAAGAGGAAAGATGTGGAATAA